One Cicer arietinum cultivar CDC Frontier isolate Library 1 chromosome 8, Cicar.CDCFrontier_v2.0, whole genome shotgun sequence DNA segment encodes these proteins:
- the LOC101498472 gene encoding VQ motif-containing protein 20, whose amino-acid sequence MKPSQFHAKKEITSTTITTKSNINGMLPPHLKINKDSHFIKKSLSTSSQPSSSSSSSSSTSSSLANGMGASNKPPQQPRHPVIIYTHSPRVIHTHPRDFMTLVQKLTGLSRSEGEDGGSNVPSSQHQKKQEPVSNVAMAAGVKENDRKNVVIVRNEDNDTSSITTNENNCGNISKTHVNSCYIASETPMLEPLFNPYMTNFLAPSTTDFMCSSQPFLNYSDSLFSHNMRTSIPTPATLGGLKEFGDYRL is encoded by the coding sequence CCACAAAATCCAACATTAATGGAATGTTGCCACCACATTTGAAAATCAATAAAGATTctcatttcataaaaaaatcacTATCAACATCATCACAACCATCATCGTCTTCATCGTCGTCTTCGTCAACATCGTCTTCATTGGCTAATGGCATGGGGGCATCAAACAAGCCACCCCAACAACCTCGCCATCCCGTGATAATCTACACACATTCTCCACGAGTCATTCATACTCACCCTAGGGACTTCATGACATTGGTGCAAAAGCTCACTGGGCTATCTCGTTCTGAGGGGGAAGACGGCGGGAGCAATGTCCCGTCGTCTCAACATCAGAAAAAGCAAGAGCCCGTGAGCAATGTTGCAATGGCAGCAGGAGTCAAGGAAAACGACAGAAAGAATGTTGTTATTGTTAGAAATGAAGACAATGACACGTCGTCGATTACCACCAATGAGAACAATTGTGGAAACATCAGTAAAACTCATGTTAACTCATGTTACATTGCATCAGAGACTCCAATGTTGGAGCCTCTGTTCAATCCTTACATGACAAACTTCTTGGCGCCGAGCACGACGGATTTCATGTGCTCGAGTCAACCGTTCTTGAACTATTCAGATTCATTGTTTTCTCATAATATGAGGACATCTATTCCCACCCCGGCCACCTTGGGAGGCTTGAAAGAATTTGGTGACTATCGATTATag